From one Triticum urartu cultivar G1812 chromosome 3, Tu2.1, whole genome shotgun sequence genomic stretch:
- the LOC125543694 gene encoding eukaryotic translation initiation factor 6-2-like → MASRLKFENSCEVGVFARLTNAYCLVPAGGAGNFTSVFEADLADTVPVVKASIGGMRILGTLCMGNKKGLLLPHTTNDQELQHLKNSLPDEVVVQRVDERLSALGNCIACNDHVALTNPDLTRETEEIISDVLGVEVFRQTIAGSILVGSSCAFSNKGGLVHPQTSVEDLDELSTLLQVPLVAGTVNRGSEGIAAGMVVNDWAAFCGSDTTATELSVVESVFRLRDARPGALGADVRKSLVESCFL, encoded by the exons ATGGCGTCCC GCCTCAAGTTTGAGAACTCGTGCGAGGTCGGGGTGTTCGCGAGGCTCACCAACGCCTACTGCCTCGTCCCGGCCGGTGGGGCGGGGAATTTCACCAG TGTGTTTGAGGCCGATCTCGCCGACACCGTCCCGGTGGTCAAGGCATCCATCGGCGGCATGAGGATCCTCGGGACATTGTGCATGGGCAACAAGAAGGGCCTTCTTCTACCACACACCACCAACGACCAAG AGCTCCAGCACCTCAAGAATAGCCTGCCTGATGAGGTGGTCGTCCAGCGTGTCGACGAGCGGCTCTCCGCCCTCGGCAACTGCATTGCTTGCAACGACCACGTGGCTCTCACAAACCCAGATCTCACCAGGGAAACCGAGGAGATCATCTCGGACGTTCTTGGGGTGGAGGTGTTTAGGCAGACCATCGCAGGGAGCATCCTGGTCGGCAGCTCCTGCGCCTTCTCCAACAAAGGGGGACTT GTTCACCCGCAGACGTCGGTGGAGGACCTGGACGAGCTGTCGACGCTGCTGCAGGTgcccctcgtcgccggcaccGTCAACCGGGGGAGCGAGGGCATTGCGGCCGGCATGGTGGTCAACGACTGGGCGGCCTTCTGCGGTTCCGACACCACGGCCACCGAGCTCTCAGTGGTGGAGAGCGTCTTCAGGCTGAGGGACGCCCGGCCGGGGGCATTGGGCGCAGACGTCAGGAAATCCTTGGTTGAAAGCTGCTTTCTTTAG
- the LOC125543693 gene encoding pentatricopeptide repeat-containing protein At1g80270, mitochondrial gives MWALRRAANPLRVSARQVASVRSCASLDVLLSADTKNAERHCEQGCQKSCCCSTPKPPACRLPFSSGWSMWSRSFSSQTSANSGDKVDDLEDGFSDLEVPPEADKKDVELPSEESSDDDAVDGIGLLGDDADAKPDKEPMKKASQSPLLKVMLEAPRNGVSGTLKKWLDGGNTFDRSDIFYVIMNLRKRKFYFKALQLLEWLEDSKVIDLGERDYASRLDLVAKVHGVYKAEKYIDSIPISHRGEIVYRTLLANCVSEANVKKSEEVFNKMKDLGFPVTVFAINQLLLLYKRVDKKKIADVLAKMEKENVKPSLFTYKLLVDTKGAIRDIAGMEKVVESMQAEGVEPDLLFQATIAKHYIFAGHREKAEAILESMEGGDIKGNRNACKILLPLYAFLGKKDDVERMWQVCEANPRLDECLSAIESFGRLGDVERAEKVFEDMFATWKTLSSKFYNALMKVYADQNLLEKGKELAKRMDEDGCRLGISTIDSLVKLYVGAGEVDKAESILHKLSKSNKMKPQYSSYLMLLDTYSKKGDIHNSEKVFDQLRQMGYNGRVRQYQLLLNAYVHAKTPVYGFRERMKADNIFPNSVIASLLAATDPFNKKKTLSDMLE, from the exons ATGTGGGCGCTCCGCCGAGCCGCCAACCCCCTCAG GGTCAGTGCCCGCCAGGTTGCAAGTGTCCGGAGTTGCGCAAGCCTTGACGTACTTCTAAGTGCTGATACTAAGAATGCAGAACGACACTGTGAGCAGGGTTGCCAGAAATCGTGTTGCTGCAGTACACCAAAGCCACCAGCCTGTCGGTTGCCGTTCTCATCTGGCTGGTCCATGTGGAGTAGGAGTTTCTCTTCTCAGACTAGTGCAAATTCTGGTGACAAGGTCGATGACTTGGAGGACGGGTTTTCTGATCTCGAGGTTCCGCCAGAAGCTGATAAAAAGGATGTGGAGTTGCCATCTGAAGAGAGTTCTGATGATGATGCTGTTGATGGAATTGGCTTGTTGGGAGATGATGCTGATGCAAAACCTGACAAGGAGCCAATGAAGAAGGCCTCCCAGTCCCCCCTTCTCAAGGTGATGTTGGAAGCTCCAAGGAATGGTGTCTCTGGAACACTGAAGAAATGGCTTGATGGTGGCAATACATTTGATAGAAGTGATATCTTTTATGTCATTATGAACCTTAGGAAGCGGAAGTTCTACTTCAAAGCATTGCAG CTCCTGGAGTGGCTTGAAGATTCCAAAGTAATTGATCTGGGAGAACGTGATTATGCTTCGCGCCTTGATTTGGTGGCTAAAGTTCATGGTGTTTACAAAGCTGAAAAGTATATAGATAGCATTCCTATATCTCATAGGGGTGAGATTGTATACAGAACTCTTTTAGCTAATTGTGTGTCTGAAGCAAATGTGAAGAAGTCAGAGGAAGTCTTCAATAAGATGAAGGATCTTGGGTTCCCAGTTACAGTATTTGCTATCAATCAGCTTCTGCTACTGTACAAAAGGGTGGACAAGAAGAAGATTGCTGATGTTCTCGCGAAGATGGAAAAGGAGAATGTGAAACCATCACTCTTCACTTATAAGCTCCTTGTGGACACCAAAGGTGCTATAAGAGATATTGCAGGTATGGAAAAAGTTGTTGAGTCGATGCAAGCAGAAGGTGTTGAGCCAGATCTTCTGTTTCAAGCAACAATTGCAAAACACTACATATTTGCTGGTCACCGTGAGAAAGCTGAAGCAATTTTGGAGTCAATGGAGGGTGGTGATATCAAAGGAAACCGCAATGCCTGCAAGATTTTATTACCTTTGTATGCTTTTCTTGGAAAGAAGGATGATGTTGAGCGGATGTGGCAGGTTTGCGAGGCCAATCCTCGTCTAGACGAGTGCTTGTCTGCTATAGAATCTTTTGGTAGGCTTGGAGACGTTGAACGGGCAGAGAAAGTCTTTGAGGATATGTTTGCGACATGGAAAACACTCTCCTCCAAATTCTACAATGCTTTGATGAAGGTGTATGCTGATCAAAACCTTCTCGAGAAGGGTAAGGAGCTAGCAAAGCGCATGGATGAGGATGGTTGCAGACTAGGCATCTCAACAATTGATTCGCTGGTGAAGCTCTATGTGGGTGCTGGAGAGGTGGATAAAGCTGAATCTATACTGCACAAGCTGTCTAAAAGTAACAAGATGAAGCCTCAGTACAGCTCATACCTCATGTTGCTTGATACTTATTCAAAGAAAGGGGACATCCACAATTCAGAGAAGGTGTTTGACCAGTTGCGGCAGATGGGTTATAATGGGAGGGTTAGGCAGTACCAGTTGCTGCTAAATGCATATGTGCATGCAAAGACACCTGTTTATGGATTTAGAGAGAGGATGAAGGCTGATAACATTTTCCCCAATAGTGTCATCGCGTCTTTACTTGCTGCTACCGATCCATTCAACAAGAAGAAGACATTATCTGACATGCTCGAGTAG